A portion of the Rhinopithecus roxellana isolate Shanxi Qingling chromosome 19, ASM756505v1, whole genome shotgun sequence genome contains these proteins:
- the LOC104681303 gene encoding small integral membrane protein 6 isoform X3 has translation MGLQSVIRSSTSRRLILMDQLVFKETIWNDAFGQNPWDQGGLAVIILFITAVLLLILFAIVFGLLTSTENTQHEEGEEE, from the exons ATGGGCTTGCAGTCTGTGATAAGGAGCTCCACTTCTAGAAGACTG ATTCTCATGGACCAACTGGTGTTCAAAGAGACAATCTGGAATGATGCATTCGGGCAGAACCCCTGGGACCAGGGGGGCCTGGCAGTGATTATCTTATTCATCACCGCTGTCCTGCTTCTCATCTTATTTGCCATCGTGTTTGGTTTACTCACTTCCACAGAAAACACTCAGCATGAAGAGGGTGAAGAGGAGTGA
- the LOC104681303 gene encoding small integral membrane protein 6 isoform X4 has translation MDQLVFKETIWNDAFGQNPWDQGGLAVIILFITAVLLLILFAIVFGLLTSTENTQHEEGEEE, from the coding sequence ATGGACCAACTGGTGTTCAAAGAGACAATCTGGAATGATGCATTCGGGCAGAACCCCTGGGACCAGGGGGGCCTGGCAGTGATTATCTTATTCATCACCGCTGTCCTGCTTCTCATCTTATTTGCCATCGTGTTTGGTTTACTCACTTCCACAGAAAACACTCAGCATGAAGAGGGTGAAGAGGAGTGA